The DNA window CTCATGATCGTGATTGAAAAGATACTCGGCAATATCAAACGGGATGCCGACTGGCGCGAGCGCTTGCAACACGCCTCGCTGGACATGCTGGCGCTCTCGCAGTGGGAAGCGCAAAAAAGCCGGTGCCGCAAAACCACCCGCGACGGTCGGGACCTCGGCATTTCCCTCGATCGTCATCAGGTGCTGGCTGACGGCGACGTACTGCTCTGGGACGAAGCGAACCGCAGCGCGGTGGTGGTGCAGATGAACCTGCGCGACGTGATGGTGATCCATCTGCAGTCGCTGCTGGCGACCGATATGGCAACGGTGCTGAAGACCGCGTTCGAAC is part of the Serratia surfactantfaciens genome and encodes:
- the ureE gene encoding urease accessory protein UreE (involved in the assembly of the urease metallocenter; possible nickel donor), giving the protein MIVIEKILGNIKRDADWRERLQHASLDMLALSQWEAQKSRCRKTTRDGRDLGISLDRHQVLADGDVLLWDEANRSAVVVQMNLRDVMVIHLQSLLATDMATVLKTAFELGHALGNQHWKSVIKGDRIFIPLTVATKVMDSVMKTHGFHALPYSFVKGESILPHLTQPEARLLFGGAEDSATHVHVDSPFLGQHVIKLK